In Sesamum indicum cultivar Zhongzhi No. 13 linkage group LG8, S_indicum_v1.0, whole genome shotgun sequence, the sequence AGGTACTCCTCTGGGGTCGAGTGTGAATCAGTAGAATGGTTGTTTAGTGTAACTTATCCAAACTACAGATACTTATGAGATTTGAAGTCGATATGTACGAAAATAAGTAGTACTTTTGGCTTTGAGTTTGGCCAAATCAAGATTCCGCCTTTCAAACTTTGACATATGTGttatgatgatttaatttcCTGGACGAGGTTCTTTCTACTAAATACTAGTTGGGACAGAATGATTCAAGATATGTATGTTTTATAATAACGTAACACTTCAAGCCTCACTCTtactttacaaaataaaaaccgGAACTGTAAGCTTATGATACATTTAGTACCAGTTTCCCGAATTTCTATCACACTCTCTCCGAAAGATACAGAAATGTTTCTGTAAAGCCCAGAAATGTTTCGTTCCGCTTTACAGTCCTTCCTGCTAACATTCGGAGTGGCACATGCTGTGCTCCATTTTGCTGATGCCACATCTCCATCCGCCTACGGCTTCAGGTTATCTTCAATCAGACTGATGTAACTCAGCTTTTGGTGATTGAAACGCAATGCCAGAACGTCCACGCGTTGTATAGCATATATTGCATATTCCTGTAATCAGCACCGTCACTCCTATATTGACTGTATAGGAATTGCTCCATAACTTGTAGCAGGATTTTGTTCCCAACTTCCGAGCGCGACATGaatgatattcaatatttctGACTACTTGTTTGAGAACTTAATTGTTCTACCCATTTGTTTATAATGTTCATTGTCGGAACTGGTTACTTGTGTATTGCTGCTTTTGCCGAGGGAATTCTCTGTCATCTTGCTTGGCGTTTGCTTACCCTGTTCGTGACAGTAGATATTCCGCTAATGATTCCATGTCTAATCTGCGTATATCATTGATTCTGGTGAAACGGTCCAAGATATCATCCTCGTTGTAGGGCTTAAGCTCGATTGGTATTCCAACCCATTAGGTGCATCCTGATTAAGTGACAGCACGCATTCCTTGTAAGTATTTGTGATCTTAGTCCATGTTACGAAGCTACACCAATATACCATAAACATATTGACACGGGTCCCGACCCATCAGCAGCTCCAGCAGATCAGTTACACCAAGTCAGTCCAATTACTAGCTCAGTCAAGCCCAACAGTGGAGAAATTGGGAAAGGGCAAGATGCTGGGCCCATTAGAAGGTCTacaagaaaaactaaaaggTCCCAAgttaaatgcatttattagtataataataaaaaaaaaaagggagtaGGACAAAAGTTGTTAGTTGAATTTTGCAGTATTGATGGGGGACACCTGTCAAAAGATCCAAGAATTAGTACGTGTATTCACATGACGAGCAATGAGAAAATAGGCAAAGTCTTTTGCCAAAAATTGTCTTTTCTTCCTTCCTTCTCTGGAGCAAGAATTGTTAGTGTAGCTGATCTCATCGATCTCATGCTTGATCCGCCCACACTTGTGTTATTGAAATGTTTGGAACACCGAGTAGTGCTACTCCTGtttgatattcaatttttggGTGAGTGCTGGTTCATTCATAGACAAGAAGCAGCGCCACGCATGTAGGCTTGCTTCATGTTCAGGTTTAATAAAGTGACAGTACTAACCTGCCAATTCGGGGAGAAAAAAGTAGTCAGGATTTGCTTCGAAGATGTATAACCAACCAATatggaataatatatatggaaaGCCGGATACAAGGTAGTGTCTAAATGCTTGCAAGTTACAGAGTAAGTGGAATTCCAGTTGTAAAGGGTGATGTTCCTCAGGAAGGAATCAAAGCCCAAAACCTGGTAACCATAGGGACAAGAAAAGTTAGTTCTGGAAATCTTCTTAACAAAGCAGCAACTCTGGTTTCCCCCTTCATTTACTTGATTTGAAAACTGGAAATGTTTGGACCAATCATGACCTGGCCAGAAGATTAGTACTAATTTTAAGTGGAGCTGGTCCACATGAGTTTCTGcctttcaaatttttgcaTCTGTGGTGGAAGTAGTTCTAAAAACCTCACAGGCAAGCATCTTACTCTTCATAAAAAAGGGTTAGGGCATTCTTGATGTTTGTCCTACCTATAAATATGATCCCTTTTAAACTGAATATTATGATTACCTCGCTGGAGGTTTGTTCCGTTTAATCTAGAGTTTTGCTTGGTGATCAATCATGTTTTCAATTCGATGTTCAGCAATGATTGTCGAGTAGAAAGAGATGTGAAACCAAACCAACATAGAGaaacaaagacaaaaatgaatttagaaaaaaaaaaaaacactaaacTAAAAGAAAGGAACGACGTGTAGGAGTTGGAAATAACTTGGATCAATCGGCCAACAATGATAAGAGAAAAGGCATAAACCGAGAGTTGAGCAGTAGTATGatagtttatattttggccaattcttgatatttcaatcaaagtgttttttttatttacacaattgttttttattttacacaaGTATGTGTTTTGTGTGTTTGTTACATTGGTAAGTACTGTAAAGGTTTTACAAACCTCAAATGGAATGGatgccatttttattttaatagaatGCATCTgtaattagggtaaattttaaaaactatggatgtaatttacccaaaaagttaaaatatttggaattcTCTTTACTTATAtagacataaataaaaatctaaaactgacaacttttaattttagtcaaaCTTAAAAGAGGATGAGGTAGATGCATAGGATAGTAAGGTATCGTTCTTGCCTTCTCTGATGTATGTATTGTACGAacaatataatgataaattgataattataaggGATAACATGTGCCGGAAAAGTGTGTTTTTCCAACTTGATGCTCAAGTCGAGCGATcccaaaatttagttgaaagCAACAAAGTCAATAGTTTCAAAACCCTGAAAAGATATCAGGTTAACACCCTTTGACTTCCCCAAGAAACATACCACCTTACTCAATTCCTTTAAGAATGACATTATCATCCTAAATAGTAGGAACTCTTTCTCAGTCCCAACTCCTATAAAATGGCCTGAATTTGGACCATTTCTATTccatcatcaaattttaacaacAGCAGTTGTTTAGTAGGAAAAATTAAGGTAAGAATTAAGATAGGAAATTGAATCAATGGCGCCCAGGCTATGGAGCCAGAATGTTTTGTTTGGGTTCTTGCTGTTGATGCTACTAGCAATAGTAGCAGCAAGTACTCCACCAGGAATAGCCAACAACCCTAGCCATGCAAGATGCTTGATCAAGAAATACAAGCATTGCTACAATTTGGAGCATGTTTGTCCCAAGTTTTGCCCTGATTCCTGCACTGTCGAGTGTGTTTCATGCAAACCTATTTGTGACAATGGCTCCACCTCTCCACCACCTGACTCTGAGTCCGTGCCGCCTCTGCCACCTTCAGAGGGCAGCGGTGATGGAAACGGAAATGATGGTGGAAATGGAAACGGCAATGGAAACGGCAACGGAAACGGTAATGGCAATGGCAATGGCAATGGCAACGGCAATGGCAGTGGCGGCGAAAATGATGCTGGAAATGGCAATGGGAACGGCAACGGCAATGGTAATGGAAACGGCAACGGCAATGGCAATGGCAATGGCAATGATGGAAATGGCAATGGCAATGGCAATGGCAACGGTAATGGAAATGGGAATGGCAATGGCAATGGCAACGGCAATGGCAACAACAGCGACGACGACGGCGGCGAAAATGGAAATAATGGTGGGAATGAAACCGGAGGTGATAATGGAAACGGCAATGGGAGCGGAAACGACGATGGCAGTGGAAATGGAAATGATGGTGGCAATGGCAGTGGCAACGGCAACGGTAATGGTAATGGTAATGGTAATGGCAACGGAAATGGCAATGGCAATGGCAACGGCAACGGCAATGGTAATGGTAATGGCAACGACGGCGATAATCTATCTCCTCCTCCATCAACTCCAACTTCTCCACCAACCCCACCTCCACCAGAATATTTCCCTCCCCCTCCTACAACACCAACTTCTCCACCAACTCCACCTCCACCGCAATATTACCCTCCCCCAACTCCTACAACACCAACTCCATCTCTTTCTCCAACTTCTCCACCCACCGCACCGCCACAGCCGCCTACTCCATCACAAACTCCAACAACACCAACACCAGCAACTCCACCAACATCCCCTCCAGCTGGTACACAGCCACCAGCCACCCCAACTCCTCCCTCATCTCCAGCACCTAATTCTGCTCCTCCCACCTCTACTCCCACACCTCCATCAAACCGGTCTCCTCCCCCTCCCGGCGATTCATCAAGTGATGCTGGAGGCAGGAGAAAGAGGTGCAGGAACAGAAACTACCCCCAGTGTTATGGTTTGGAACATGTATGCCCTAGCTCTTGTCCTCATACGTGCGAGGTCGACTGTGTCACTTGCAAACCTGTCTGCAGTAAGTCCAGCACTCCTCATAAATAGATTTCTACATGCATGCATCCTTTCATGCTTGCGGATAACAGaacatatttttgtataaattaaacttttctttatCGAACTTTTTCACTGAACAGCAGTGTTAAGACATCAACATAACCAGAAAGAATCAACTGCAGTCTATTCGTACGGGTATAAGCTTAAATTAAAAGCTATTGCCTTGTGCTTGGACATACTATACCTAACTTGGATAAAAGAATTAACCTTTCTTTCATACAAACAACCTCTTAAACTACCAGATAAATTGAGAGAGTTAAAACAACACGGCCACATGCATTAgtagttaattaattggtatcataattattgacaACTCTTTGCTTATGAATCATGATCATTGACCTTGATTTTTACATGTTGGGATGCAGAGTGTGATATGCCAGGAGCCGTGTGCCAAGACCCTCGTTTCATTGGAGCCGACGGCATCACTTTCTACTTCCACGGCAAGAAGGATCAAGACTTCTGCCTCGTGACCGACCCAGATCTCCACATCAACGCCCACTTCATAGGAAGAAGAAACGAAAACATGAAGAGGGACTTCACCTGGGTCCAATCCATCGCCATTCTCTTTGGCGATCACCAGATCTTCGTTGGCGCCCGGAAAACCGCCACCTGGGATGACGCCGTCGACCGCCTCTCCCTCACCTTCGACGACGAGCCCATCGTCCTCCCCACTTCCGAGGGCTCGACATGGCGATCGGCCGCCGTTCCAACGGCCGTCGTGAAAAGGGACGGCGAGACCAACAGCGCAATCATCGAAGTTGAGGGGCTTTTCAAGATTTCAGCTAAGGTGGTGCCCATTACCGAGCAGGAATCGAGAATACACAATTACGGAATCACGAAAGACGACTGCTTCGCCCATCTTGAATTGGGATTCAAATTCTTCTCGCTGAGTGGAAGCGTGAACGGAGTCTTGGGGCAGACATACGCAGATAATTACGTGAGCAAGGTGAAAATGGGAGTTCCAATGCCAGTTCTCCGAGGAGAAAGGGAATTTGCAGTTTCAAGCCTGTTTGCGACGGATTGTGCTGTTTCCCAGTTCCAAGGCGGAAAATCAGATGCGGCCGCTGCCCTTTTGGAGCTGCCGAGCATGAAATGTGGAAGTGGGATCAACGGAAGGGGAGTAGTTTGCAAGagatgaggatgaggatgaggCTGACCACACTCTTTGAGTTTTACTTACTACTAAAAATGCCATTATTAAcgaaagaacaaataaatggCAGTTCAattctgtattttttctttctttttttctaaataaactCTCAAAAcctattttgtaatttgttcAATTAGAAATGTTTCTTTCAATTCTACTGGAAAAGGAGGACAACGAACAGCTCCCTTTTACGTATctaatttaatacatttttatttaatcaaataaagtCAATATTTTGACTTTAGATGTGTATCAAAAAGGTACTAAATAATTGGAAAGTACATTAGTTACTCTCAAACTCTCATATTTAATGCATAGTTATTCCTCCGACTCCGACACCCTCAACGGATTCAcacaatttaaatgaaattatgaaagcaatatataactttttataatagaataaaaataaaattatatatgatgaggtggattatttatgaaaagacAGGAAAGCTCATCATTGAGGATAGAAGGGTCAATTCATCAAGGATCCACAAATAAGGTTGCAGGTGGGGTCGCTTGATTCGATCCGTAATCTTATTCAAACAGGTGGGATGATTATACATCGTTTGATTAAAGTGAAGCATGCTTAGATCATGATATGTGTCAAGCTATAAGACCTATAGGagccctataaataccccacaCCAG encodes:
- the LOC105169512 gene encoding uncharacterized protein LOC105169512 translates to MAPRLWSQNVLFGFLLLMLLAIVAASTPPGIANNPSHARCLIKKYKHCYNLEHVCPKFCPDSCTVECVSCKPICDNGSTSPPPDSESVPPLPPSEGSGDGNGNDGGNGNGNGNGNGNGNGNGNGNGNGNGSGGENDAGNGNGNGNGNGNGNGNGNGNGNGNDGNGNGNGNGNGNGNGNGNGNGNGNGNNSDDDGGENGNNGGNETGGDNGNGNGSGNDDGSGNGNDGGNGSGNGNGNGNGNGNGNGNGNGNGNGNGNGNGNGNDGDNLSPPPSTPTSPPTPPPPEYFPPPPTTPTSPPTPPPPQYYPPPTPTTPTPSLSPTSPPTAPPQPPTPSQTPTTPTPATPPTSPPAGTQPPATPTPPSSPAPNSAPPTSTPTPPSNRSPPPPGDSSSDAGGRRKRCRNRNYPQCYGLEHVCPSSCPHTCEVDCVTCKPVCKCDMPGAVCQDPRFIGADGITFYFHGKKDQDFCLVTDPDLHINAHFIGRRNENMKRDFTWVQSIAILFGDHQIFVGARKTATWDDAVDRLSLTFDDEPIVLPTSEGSTWRSAAVPTAVVKRDGETNSAIIEVEGLFKISAKVVPITEQESRIHNYGITKDDCFAHLELGFKFFSLSGSVNGVLGQTYADNYVSKVKMGVPMPVLRGEREFAVSSLFATDCAVSQFQGGKSDAAAALLELPSMKCGSGINGRGVVCKR